One region of Miscanthus floridulus cultivar M001 chromosome 19, ASM1932011v1, whole genome shotgun sequence genomic DNA includes:
- the LOC136528415 gene encoding uncharacterized protein: protein MEDQSWKAYFSHQPPPKPCLTKIVSDLKKRELARPTFVCLQCTKESSSQPAMASHCKQHVQAGMPKGTVEHIKYYPDHTYFFLCSDAQPSSSSADGVLPQGPNQTKQQVPWPSYKTVFAYAGSPFMSHLASLMRDNHNRVALRTTPVGVKPDIDLALRLGPALRTSDGSTLQAGLDDNLVARFKK, encoded by the coding sequence ATGGAGGATCAATCATGGAAGGCCTACTTCTCCCATCAGCCTCCTCCAAAACCTTGCCTAACCAAAATAGTATCAGATCTTAAGAAGAGAGAACTAGCTAGGCCCACATTTGTATGCCTACAATGCACCAAGGAGTCTAGTTCCCAACCAGCCATGGCTTCCCACTGCAAACAACATGTCCAGGCCGGCATGCCTAAGGGGACTGTTGAGCACATTAAGTATTATCCAGACCACACATATTTTTTCTTATGCAGTGATGCTCAACCAAGTTCATCATCTGCTGATGGAGTCTTGCCACAAGGGCCAAACCAGACCAAGCAGCAGGTACCTTGGCCAAGCTACAAAACTGTTTTTGCTTATGCTGGAAGTCCTTTCATGTCACATCTAGCAAGTCTCATGAGAGACAACCATAACAGAGTTGCTCTGAGGACAACACCTGTTGGAGTCAAGCCCGACATTGACCTGGCCCTACGGTTGGGTCCTGCTCTTCGTACGTCTGATGGCTCCACCTTACAGGCCGGGTTGGATGACAATCTGGTGGCTAGATTCAAGAAGTAG